Genomic DNA from Alkalihalobacterium alkalinitrilicum:
TTCAACATTATTTGGGGTTACTAAAATTTCTGGTTTTTTCCCCATGTCTTACACCTACTTTACTTTTTTATAGATAGGGCAATGCCATCTCCTATAGGCAAAATGGTCGTTGTAAATTGCTCATTTTTCATCAACCATTCATTATATCGACGGAGTTTTCTAGCCATGCCTGCATGATTTTTATTTTCGATACTTTCTTCAGCCACCAAGCCACGAAAAAGTATATTATCAGATATGATGAGCCCTCCTGAACGAACAAACGGCTCATAGATATGAAAAAAATTTTCATATTGCCCTTTAGCAGCATCAATAAATAATACATCAAATGGGGCATAAAATTCAAGTTGTTCGCCTACTTGTAAAGCATCTCCAAAAATGACATCTATTCGATTACCTAAATTCGCTCGTTCAATATAATGTAACGCTTGACTATACCGATGTTCATCTCGTTCAATTGTGACTACTTTTACATTTTCTAAAGCTTGTGCCATTCGAATAGCAGAGTAGCCGATCGCTGTTCCAATTTCAAGAATGGAATGAGGTTGGTTCATTCTTAGAAGTTGTAACATGGCTTCAATACCAACTAACTCCATAATCGGTACTTGCTGATCTCTAGCTAGTTGCTCCATTTCTGTGAGCAGATCATTTCGGTTAGGAATCAGCGATTCAATATACGTATTTATTTTATGATCATTAGGAAGCATTACTTTTCCTCCTTAGTGTGCCTCACTCTATAACGCTTTATTTTACCATAATCAACAGTTAATCGTGAAATATACTTATTCCACAAAAAATTAAAACAATCCTATATATAGAAGGAAAAACACTAGCATCATATAATGATCCTAGTGTTTCCTATAGAAATTCGTTTCGCTCTTATTATTCATCTTCTCCGCTTTCTTCCGATTGTGCAGCTTCAGCCCATTCATGTCTATACTGTTGGTGAATACGGTTATGTTCCTCATACGTTTTGGAATACAAAACGTCTCCACCGTATCTCGCATAAAAGTATAAATAATCAATTTCTTCTGGTTCAAATGCAGCCTTTATCGAAGCTTCTCCAGGGTTAGCCACTGGTCCAATTGGAATTCCTGCATACATATACGTATTGTACGGTGAGTCTACTCTTGTCTGTGCGATAGAGGTCATATATAGATGTTCACCGATCGCATAAGCAACCGTAGGATCAACTTGCAACCTCATATTACGGTCTAGTCGATTGTACAATACGCCAGATATCTTATAACGGTCTTCTTCTTTTTGTGCTTCTCGTTCAATAATTGAAGCTAATGTTAGAGTTTCATGGATCGAATACGGGTGATCTGGATAATACCCCATATACGTTGTAACGACTTTATCTGTCCGTTCAATCATCGATTCAATAATTACTTCAATAGAAACATCTTCTTCAAGGAAATCATATCGTGCTGGGAATAAATACCCTTCCAACGGGTGACGAATACCCTCTGTTAATATATCCTCCGTTAACACATCATAATTTTCAATTAACTTATTTAGGTATTCTTCATCACTTAACGTCTCGATAATTGTTTCTTCCTCGTGGTCTGTATTTTGGGCAATAATCCGTGCTACATTTACTAACCACAATCCCTCAGGCACTGTAAAAACAAGATCTGCATCTTGCATCATTCGCCCTTCTTTTAATTCATCAATAATTTCATCTAATGTCATTGCTTTGGATAGCTCGTAGTTCCCAGCTTGAAAGCCAGTTTCATTTTTGTATCTTACATAATAACGAAAGAATAAGCCATTTTTAATGACCCCTTCATCTTCTAAAATTCTTCCGATTTGCGTACTTGATGAACCAATTGGAATTTCGACAGCTACCATTTCTATACTTTCATCATCCATAGGCCCTAGAGCTGATTTAATATATATATAACCAAATGCTAATGCTGATATAAAAATAAAAAATATAATTGCGACACTTATAAGTACAATTTTTCGGACAATTTTTGCCCTCCGGACTTTCTCAGCATACTTCTCTAGTTGGTTATCTTTTGAATCACTCACAGTTCATCCTCCTTTCACCTTCACCATTATACTACAAAACAATGCATAATTCGTGAAAAATAGACAGATTTTATTCCGAAAGGCGAAAGGCGTCTGCCTGACTCCGAAAAGCCAATGTTCTGTCTAATGCAAAGTCCGCTTTTTGACTTTTGTCCTGAAAGGTTATATAGCCGCAATTAACTAAGTTATGTGCAATTCAAAATGTCCAAACTTTCACATATTAACAATATATTACCTAGCTATACAACCATATGCTTTTAACTCCATAAAAAAACAGGGCCACTTTCGCCCTGTTTCAATTTGCTTATTCCTCGTCGTCTTGTTCTTCAACGAATGTATTGAGCATTTCCTCAACCATTGCCCATTCTTCGTCAGTTTCGATAGGCATTAACGCAAGATCACTTCCGTCGTCGCCTTCTTTGTCCTCATATTGAAATGCAATGACTTCTTGCATATCATCATCTTCGTCATCCTCTTCACTGTCTCCAACGGGAACGAGAAGAATATAAGACTTCCCAGTTTCATCTACTGTAAACTTAAATAGTTCTTCAAATAGATGCTCATCTCCATTTTCATCTGGGATAATAATTCGTTCTCTTTCTTCTTGTGTCATGGTACACCTCTTCAATTAATTTGATTTACTGTCTAAGTAACCTTGTAAGATCATGACAGCAGCCATCTTATCAATGACTTTTTTTCGCTTTTTTCGGCTAACATCCGCTGAAATTAACATTCTTTCAGCTGCAACCGTCGTAAGACGCTCGTCCCATAAGATAACAGGGCAGTCAACATTCTCTTTTATTACTTCTGCGAATTGTTGACATGCCTCTCCACTTGGTCCGATGGTTCCGTTCATATTTTTAGGCAATCCAACAACGATAGCTCCAACATTGTACTCTTTAGCAAGATTTACAATATAGTTTGTATCCGCTGTCTGGTCATCCTCTTTTCGTCTGTACGTTTCAATGCCCTGAGCTGTCCACCCTAATTCATCACTAATAGCAATTCCAATCGTTTTAGTGCCTACATCTAAGCCTAAAATTCTCATTACTTCTCCTCTTGGTGCTGTGACAAATAAGACTTTACTAGCTCCTCAATCAATTCATCGCGCTCTAACTTACGAATAATCGACCTGGCATCCTTGTGTCTTGGAATGTATGCAGGGTCACCAGATAATAGATATCCAACAATTTGATTGATTGGGTGATAACCTTTCTCCTCAAGGGCTTCATAAACCGTTAGCAGCACTTCGCGGACATCGACATCAACCGTATCATCTTGAATATTAAACTTCATCGTATTGTCCATTGAGCCCATCACAAACACCTCTTTCTATACTGCCTATTTCCATGAGTAATCATACCCATAGCATGTTTGATTTCATTGTACACTATATTTTCCTTTTTAGGAAATTGATTTTAAATATTCTTCCACATAATTTAATGCACTTTCAAGCTTTTCTGGATCTTTACCACCTGCTTGTGCCATATCAGGACGGCCACCACCGCCACCGCCACAACGAGTAGCAACCTCTTTCACGAGTTTTCCAGCATGGAACCCTTTTTCCACAAGGTCTTTTGAAACTCCAGCCACGATGTTAACTTTACCATTACTCGCAGCTCCGAGTACGATTACTCCTGATGTGATTTTATCCTTCAGTGTATCCATAATTCCACGTAAATTATCCATATCAGTTGCTTGAACTTGCTTAATTAGTGCTTTAGTTCCAGCAATTTCTGTAACCTCATTTACAAGACTACCTGCTTCCATATTTCCTAGCTTCGCATTTAATGATTCATTTTCACGCTGAAGATCACGAATTTGTTGTTGCATCGTTTGGAAACGTTGTGGAACATCTTTTATATTTTTTGCCTTTACCAACTCAGCCGCATTGCGCAATAAATCGAGCTGACCATTCATAAATTCATACGCACCTTGACCTGTTACAGCTTCTATTCTTCTAACTCCAGCTCCAATTCCAGACTCAGAGATAATTTTAAATAAGCCAATTTCAGCCGTGTTCTTCACATGACATCCACCACAAAGCTCGATGCTGTATTCGCCCACTTGGACTACACGAACGACGTTACCATACTTTTCACCGAAAAGTGCCATCGCTCCCATTGCTTTAGCTTCTTCAATATTTTTGCTCATAATATTGACTGAAATCGCATTCCAAATCTTTTCGTTTACAATCTCTTCAATTCGCGTTAACTCTTCGCCTGTTACTTGTCCAAAGTGAGAAAAGTCAAAACGCAATCTTTCTTCAGAAACTAAAGATCCTGCCTGATTCACATGTTCTCCAAGTACATCTTTTAAAGCACGATGCAAAAGATGTGTTGCAGTATGGTTTTTGACAATTCCATTTCGACTTGTCTCTAAAACAACCGCTTCTACTTTAGCACCTTTTTTCAGTGTACCTTCTACCACTTTTACGAAGTGTAAATGCTGCCCATTTGGCGCTTTTTGTACATCTTCAACATGAACGACAACACCATCAGCTGTTAGAACACCTGTATCAGCTACTTGTCCACCACTTTCAGCATAAAATGGTGTAACATCTAAGATTACTTGAATTGTTTCATTAGAAGTTCCCGCAAAATCAGTTAATGCTTTATCTTTTATAATGACTTCAACTGTTGCATTTGTAGATAATTGTTCATAACCGATAAATTTGCTTTCTGCTTTTAACTCTCCTAATACTTGGTCTTGAACTTGCATCGAGGCCCCTTCTTGGCGAGCTGCACGAGCACGTTCTCTTTGACCCTCCATTGCTAATTCAAAACCTTCACGATCAATTACGAGTCCTTTTTCTTCAACGTATTCTTCGGTAAGGTCAACTGGAAATCCGTAAGTATCATAT
This window encodes:
- the alaS gene encoding alanine--tRNA ligase, which encodes MKKLTSAQVRQMYLDFFKEKGHDVEPSASLVPIDDPSLLWINSGVATLKKYFDGRVIPENPRITNAQKSIRTNDIENVGKTARHHTFFEMLGNFSIGDYFKEEAIDFAWEFLTSEKWIGFDPERLSVTVHPEDQEAYNFWKQKIGIPEERIIRLEGNFWDIGEGPSGPNTEIFYDRGPKYGNDENDPELYPGGENDRYLEVWNLVFSQFNHNPDGTYTPLPKKNIDTGAGLERLVSVIQDVETNFDTDLFMPIIRATEEISGVKYGQNTETDVSFKVIADHIRTVTFAVGDGALPSNEGRGYVLRRLLRRAVRYAKLIQIEKPFMYELVPIVGEIMVDFYPEVKEKTDFIQKVIKNEEERFHETLHEGLTILSKILAEAESKGETTISGKDVFRLYDTYGFPVDLTEEYVEEKGLVIDREGFELAMEGQRERARAARQEGASMQVQDQVLGELKAESKFIGYEQLSTNATVEVIIKDKALTDFAGTSNETIQVILDVTPFYAESGGQVADTGVLTADGVVVHVEDVQKAPNGQHLHFVKVVEGTLKKGAKVEAVVLETSRNGIVKNHTATHLLHRALKDVLGEHVNQAGSLVSEERLRFDFSHFGQVTGEELTRIEEIVNEKIWNAISVNIMSKNIEEAKAMGAMALFGEKYGNVVRVVQVGEYSIELCGGCHVKNTAEIGLFKIISESGIGAGVRRIEAVTGQGAYEFMNGQLDLLRNAAELVKAKNIKDVPQRFQTMQQQIRDLQRENESLNAKLGNMEAGSLVNEVTEIAGTKALIKQVQATDMDNLRGIMDTLKDKITSGVIVLGAASNGKVNIVAGVSKDLVEKGFHAGKLVKEVATRCGGGGGGRPDMAQAGGKDPEKLESALNYVEEYLKSIS
- the ruvX gene encoding Holliday junction resolvase RuvX — protein: MRILGLDVGTKTIGIAISDELGWTAQGIETYRRKEDDQTADTNYIVNLAKEYNVGAIVVGLPKNMNGTIGPSGEACQQFAEVIKENVDCPVILWDERLTTVAAERMLISADVSRKKRKKVIDKMAAVMILQGYLDSKSN
- a CDS encoding DUF1292 domain-containing protein produces the protein MTQEERERIIIPDENGDEHLFEELFKFTVDETGKSYILLVPVGDSEEDDEDDDMQEVIAFQYEDKEGDDGSDLALMPIETDEEWAMVEEMLNTFVEEQDDEE
- a CDS encoding IreB family regulatory phosphoprotein, yielding MGSMDNTMKFNIQDDTVDVDVREVLLTVYEALEEKGYHPINQIVGYLLSGDPAYIPRHKDARSIIRKLERDELIEELVKSYLSQHQEEK
- the mltG gene encoding endolytic transglycosylase MltG yields the protein MSDSKDNQLEKYAEKVRRAKIVRKIVLISVAIIFFIFISALAFGYIYIKSALGPMDDESIEMVAVEIPIGSSSTQIGRILEDEGVIKNGLFFRYYVRYKNETGFQAGNYELSKAMTLDEIIDELKEGRMMQDADLVFTVPEGLWLVNVARIIAQNTDHEEETIIETLSDEEYLNKLIENYDVLTEDILTEGIRHPLEGYLFPARYDFLEEDVSIEVIIESMIERTDKVVTTYMGYYPDHPYSIHETLTLASIIEREAQKEEDRYKISGVLYNRLDRNMRLQVDPTVAYAIGEHLYMTSIAQTRVDSPYNTYMYAGIPIGPVANPGEASIKAAFEPEEIDYLYFYARYGGDVLYSKTYEEHNRIHQQYRHEWAEAAQSEESGEDE
- a CDS encoding O-methyltransferase codes for the protein MLPNDHKINTYIESLIPNRNDLLTEMEQLARDQQVPIMELVGIEAMLQLLRMNQPHSILEIGTAIGYSAIRMAQALENVKVVTIERDEHRYSQALHYIERANLGNRIDVIFGDALQVGEQLEFYAPFDVLFIDAAKGQYENFFHIYEPFVRSGGLIISDNILFRGLVAEESIENKNHAGMARKLRRYNEWLMKNEQFTTTILPIGDGIALSIKK